DNA sequence from the Raphanus sativus cultivar WK10039 unplaced genomic scaffold, ASM80110v3 Scaffold0578, whole genome shotgun sequence genome:
TGCTTCGGTTGTCGTCTCATCAGCTGTTCAATCATCTTCTAGACCCGAGAAAATTGTCTTCCATGTTATCACCGACAAGAAAACCTATGCGGGCATGCATTCTTGGTTTGCTCTTAACTCCGTTTCTCCTGCGATCGTTGAAGTCAAAAGCGTTCATCAGTTCGACTGGCTAACAAGAGAGAATGTTCCTGTTCTCGAAGCTGTGGAAACCCATCACGGTATCAGAAACTATTACCATGGGAATCATATCGCTGGTGCAAACCTCAGTGAAACAACTCCTCGAAGATTCGCTTCCAAGTTGCAGTCAAGAAGTCCCAAATACATATCTTTGCTCAACCATCTTAGAATATATCTACCAGAGGTAACAAAGATGTCTGTCCTTTTAAATCATCAGTCATTCGGATTCGAGAATATGAATGTAATGCTTGTTTGTTTGGCCGTTTTGAGCAGCTTTTTCCAAACTTGGACAAGGTAGTGTTCTTAGATGATGATATAGTGATTCAGCGAGATCTATCTCCTCTGTGGGATATTGATCTTCACGGGAAGGTAAATGGAGCTGTGGAGACTTGTCGAGGAGAAGACGAATGGGTTATGTCAAAGCGTCTTAGGAACTACTTCAACTTCTCTCACCCGCTCATCTCAAAGCATTTAGATCCAGAAGAATGTGCTTGGGCCTATGGAATGAATATATTTGATCTACGGACTTGGAGGAAGACAGATATCAGAGAAACTTATCATTCTTGGCTAAAAGCGGTAAAGCATCAGAGAAGCCTGCAATGTCCTTTTTGAttttaatgttttcaaaaaaatggcAAATCCTTGATTTTGCTTTTGATCTGATGTGTGCAGAATCTGAAGTCGAATCTAACAATGTGGAAGCTTGGGACATTGCCTCCAGCTCTGATTGCATTTAAAGGGCATGTCCAGGCAATAGATTCGTCTTGGCATATGCTTGGATTAGGATACCAGAGCGATACCAACATAGAAAATGCGAAGAAAGCTGCAGTGATTCACTACAATGGCCAATCAAAGCCGTGGCTGGAGATAGGTTTCGAGCATCTGAGGCCATTCTGGACAAAATATGTGAACTACTCCAATGATTTCATTAAGAGTTGTCATATCTTGGAATAGCAAAAACAGAAAGCTCTCAGATTATCTTGAAGCGGACTGGAGATTCAGGACGATGAAACCAGTTACATAGCTACAGGAGAGAGAGATTCATTCTTTTGTAAAGATAGAAGGTACCCTTTTGTTGATATTCATTTCGGTTTCGATTAGAGATTCCAAATTCTTGGATctgttacaagaaaaaaaaaagaatgtttatGGGACACACCAGAAGAGGGTTTTTGGTGATGATCAATCAAGTACTACTAAGTCCAAAGGAGAGCAATTACAACAACACTGTTACATTTgttccttatttttttttgacagttACTATTTGATTTCATTGGTTGTTACTGTTTAGTGAATTTATAAGAACAATTATTGCTTTGTTAAGGTCCATTTAAGACATCAATCATGAGACTTTTCTTGATGCAGAGGTTACCACTTGATGATGTTGATAGGTAAAATGTAAAGAAAGAGaggacattttttttttttgtcatctgatattttattaaacatacAACATTACAATCCTTGTGAAAGAGAGGACATTATGGATTCTTATTTTAgttgataattgttttgaagTCTGAAGTGATGTATAATATGTCATTGAAGAAAGGTATTCTTTTTAACTGCCTTTAGTTTTGTCCAAAAGTTTCTTCACGATAAGCTTTCACATGTAAGCAAAAACAAGTAGGCATGTAAGAATTTCTTGGAACACATAAAGAAAGGGTAATAAAAGTAGTTAAAATGGATTGATGGGAAAATTCAAAGGCGCATAGAAGGGAAGAATATGAGAGAAATATGGAAAGCTTTGACCGCCATTGATTCTCTACACTAACCTCATCTCATTTCCcaattctctttctctctctctcttctctctgatgcgttttcttctctttcctttAAGATTCTTTGGCTCAGATCAGTCACAGAGCCAAGTAAGAATTCACCTTTATTCagggtttcttttttttattcgtTTCAAATCTGGATTTGTTGATTTAAAGCAGTTATACCCCTTTTATAGTTTCCAGTTTTATTCATTTAACAGATCCTCTTACTCTTTTGAGGATCTCATTCTtgttttttgattaaatttttcTGATTTCTTGATCTTTAACATTCATTATGATGACATAAATATACTCGTGTGTGTTCTGTTAAAAATCCTCTGTTTATTGCTCTGTTGCATGCGATCCATTTATGAATCAGATTCTGTTACAAAAGAGTGTCTATTATAAATATGAATTCTTCTTCAGCTTTCATCTTCGTAAGCAACTTAttgaagaaaaatacaaatcctttttcattttttatacaTTTCAGATAGAAGAATAAAGAAGGTCCTGCTGGGATTTTCTTACATTGACAAACTGCCAAGTCGACACTCAACTTTTTTTGCAACAGAGATGGCAGAAGTTGATAATCAACTAGAGATCAAGTTTAGGTTAACTGATGGTTCTGATATCGGCCCTAAAGCATTTCCTGATGCTACAACTGTTGCTGCATTGAAGGAAACTGTTATTTCTCAATGGCCTAGAGGTCAGTTTTTTTACTGCTTGCTTACCTGATGAGAAGGAGATTGTAAAAGGCTTGAATGTTTCTTGGAACAATGGTTATGTCTTTGGTTGATGATTACTTTATGAGAATCATCACGTCACCCTTTAGGATATCTTATGCTAAAGAAATTCGGTATAGAAGATTATCATTTCAAGATTTAA
Encoded proteins:
- the LOC108863487 gene encoding probable galacturonosyltransferase 13 isoform X1 produces the protein MQVHISPSMRSITISSSNDLMKIKVAPRHISYRTLFHTILILAFLLPFVFIVTALVTLEGLNKCSSIDCLGRRLGPRFLARIDDSEQRLVRDFYKILNEVSTQDIPHDLKLPASFRQLVSDMKTNHYDAKTFSLILRAMIEKFERDMRESKFAELMNKHFAASSIPKGIHCLSLRLTDEYTSNAHARRQLPSPERLPLLSDNAYHHFVLATDNILAASVVVSSAVQSSSRPEKIVFHVITDKKTYAGMHSWFALNSVSPAIVEVKSVHQFDWLTRENVPVLEAVETHHGIRNYYHGNHIAGANLSETTPRRFASKLQSRSPKYISLLNHLRIYLPELFPNLDKVVFLDDDIVIQRDLSPLWDIDLHGKVNGAVETCRGEDEWVMSKRLRNYFNFSHPLISKHLDPEECAWAYGMNIFDLRTWRKTDIRETYHSWLKANLKSNLTMWKLGTLPPALIAFKGHVQAIDSSWHMLGLGYQSDTNIENAKKAAVIHYNGQSKPWLEIGFEHLRPFWTKYVNYSNDFIKSCHILE
- the LOC108863487 gene encoding probable galacturonosyltransferase 13 isoform X2, producing MQVHISPSMRSITISSSNDLMKIKVAPRHISYRTLFHTILILAFLLPFVFIVTALVTLEGLNKCSSIDCLGRRLGPRFLARIDDSERLVRDFYKILNEVSTQDIPHDLKLPASFRQLVSDMKTNHYDAKTFSLILRAMIEKFERDMRESKFAELMNKHFAASSIPKGIHCLSLRLTDEYTSNAHARRQLPSPERLPLLSDNAYHHFVLATDNILAASVVVSSAVQSSSRPEKIVFHVITDKKTYAGMHSWFALNSVSPAIVEVKSVHQFDWLTRENVPVLEAVETHHGIRNYYHGNHIAGANLSETTPRRFASKLQSRSPKYISLLNHLRIYLPELFPNLDKVVFLDDDIVIQRDLSPLWDIDLHGKVNGAVETCRGEDEWVMSKRLRNYFNFSHPLISKHLDPEECAWAYGMNIFDLRTWRKTDIRETYHSWLKANLKSNLTMWKLGTLPPALIAFKGHVQAIDSSWHMLGLGYQSDTNIENAKKAAVIHYNGQSKPWLEIGFEHLRPFWTKYVNYSNDFIKSCHILE
- the LOC108863488 gene encoding membrane-anchored ubiquitin-fold protein 1, which gives rise to MYNMSLKKDRRIKKVLLGFSYIDKLPSRHSTFFATEMAEVDNQLEIKFRLTDGSDIGPKAFPDATTVAALKETVISQWPREKENGPKTVKEVKLISAGKVLDNNKTVKDYRSPVSIGAVTTMHVIIQPLITEKEKKPKGDDPKMNKCVCSVM